One window from the genome of Acidihalobacter ferrooxydans encodes:
- a CDS encoding phytoene/squalene synthase family protein, which yields MMSAATVTALSAEQQNTLLVGVSRTFALTIPQLPDSLRGVVANAYLLCRLVDTIEDEPALSLDQKRDYCSRFAAAVGDREDPVALAAQITPLLSDSTLPAERELMRQMPRVLAITRGYRPAQQLAIERCVRIMAEGMAQFQATAGLAGLSDQPALDRYCYYVAGVVGEMLTELFCDHSPEIARQRETLMRLAVSFGQGLQMTNILKDIWEDRSRGVCWLPRTTFAPTGVDLGDLENARKDAIGAGLEELIGVAHRHLRDALDYTLAIPRQEAGIRNFCLWAIGMAVLTLRRINEHRDFRAGDEVKISRRSVRLTVAALRLTATRDSALKLLFGLAARGLPPPRPQIRDSFSTLS from the coding sequence ATGATGAGCGCAGCAACCGTCACCGCCCTCAGTGCCGAACAGCAAAACACCCTGCTGGTCGGCGTTTCGCGCACCTTCGCGCTGACCATTCCGCAATTGCCGGACAGCCTGCGCGGCGTGGTAGCCAATGCCTATCTGCTGTGTCGCCTCGTCGATACCATCGAAGACGAACCGGCGCTCTCCCTTGACCAGAAACGGGACTACTGCTCGCGCTTCGCCGCTGCGGTCGGTGATCGGGAAGACCCGGTTGCGCTGGCTGCGCAAATCACACCGCTGCTGTCGGACAGCACGCTGCCGGCCGAGCGCGAACTCATGCGCCAGATGCCGCGCGTCCTCGCCATCACCCGCGGCTACCGCCCCGCCCAGCAACTCGCCATCGAACGCTGCGTGCGCATCATGGCCGAAGGCATGGCCCAGTTTCAGGCCACGGCCGGCCTCGCCGGCCTCAGCGACCAGCCCGCGCTCGACCGCTATTGCTACTACGTCGCCGGCGTGGTCGGCGAAATGCTCACCGAGCTGTTCTGCGACCACTCGCCCGAGATTGCCCGCCAGCGCGAAACGCTAATGCGGCTCGCTGTCTCCTTCGGCCAGGGGTTGCAGATGACCAACATTCTCAAAGACATCTGGGAAGACCGCAGCCGCGGTGTATGCTGGCTACCGCGCACGACTTTCGCGCCTACCGGCGTCGATCTCGGCGATCTCGAAAACGCCCGCAAGGACGCCATTGGTGCAGGCCTGGAAGAACTGATCGGCGTGGCCCACCGCCACCTGCGCGACGCGCTCGACTACACCCTGGCCATTCCGCGTCAGGAAGCCGGCATCCGCAACTTCTGCCTGTGGGCGATCGGCATGGCCGTGCTTACCCTGCGCCGCATCAACGAACACCGCGATTTCCGCGCCGGCGATGAAGTCAAGATTTCGCGTCGCAGCGTACGCCTCACCGTCGCGGCCCTGCGCCTGACCGCCACCCGCGACAGCGCGCTGAAATTGCTGTTCGGCCTGGCCGCGCGGGGCCTGCCCCCGCCGCGTCCCCAAATCCGCGACAGCTTCTCCACACTGAGTTGA
- the dxs gene encoding 1-deoxy-D-xylulose-5-phosphate synthase gives MTKNMMRENATTTTTTGYSLLDRINQPADLRKLSAGQLPALADELRACLIETVAETGGHFAAGLGVVELTVALHYVFDTPHDRLVWDVGHQTYPHKMLTGRRERMATIRQRHGLSGFPRRDESHCDSFGVAHAGTSISAALGMLLGARGAGEDREVVAVIGDGALTAGMALEALNHAGQLQADLPVVLNDNAMSISPNVGGLARHLGRLCGRDADAGDCPHDLFAEFGIAYAGPVDGHDLPALVDALRTLREGRGPRLLHVVTRKGRGYAPAEADPVGYHGVRPFDPQHGLRSAPPAPDKPPSYTQVFGRWLCDMAARDPRLVAVTPAMREGSGLVEFAERFPARYFDAGIAEQHAVTLAAGLACEGMKPVVAIYSTFLQRAYDQLIHDVALQSLDVTFAIDRAGLVGPDGPTHAGAYDLSYLRCIPDMLLMTPSDEHEARRLLCTGYAHPGPAAIRYPRDAGIGGALDRGLQPLPIGKSALRRQGEVVALLVFGILLREAAVAADALNATLIDMRFVCPLDEQAVLDAAENHELLVTLEDNAIAGGAGSAVNEMLAAHGVNVPTANLGLPPRFVEHGTRSELLAECGLHAEGIVRAVQMRLPPHLRSVQTVVEAGR, from the coding sequence ATGACAAAAAACATGATGCGTGAAAACGCAACGACAACAACAACCACGGGCTACTCCTTGCTCGACAGGATCAATCAGCCCGCCGATCTGCGCAAACTCTCCGCCGGGCAGCTACCCGCTCTCGCGGATGAATTGCGCGCCTGCCTGATCGAGACTGTCGCCGAGACCGGCGGTCACTTCGCGGCCGGCCTCGGCGTCGTCGAACTGACCGTCGCCCTGCACTACGTATTCGACACACCGCACGACCGCCTGGTCTGGGATGTCGGTCATCAGACCTACCCGCACAAAATGCTGACCGGCCGGCGCGAACGCATGGCCACGATCCGCCAGCGGCACGGCCTGTCCGGGTTCCCGCGGCGCGACGAGAGCCACTGCGACAGCTTCGGCGTGGCGCATGCCGGAACCTCGATCAGCGCCGCGCTCGGCATGCTGCTCGGCGCCCGCGGGGCTGGAGAGGATCGCGAGGTCGTCGCGGTCATCGGCGACGGCGCGCTGACCGCCGGCATGGCGCTCGAAGCGCTCAACCACGCCGGCCAGTTGCAGGCTGACCTGCCGGTGGTGCTCAACGACAACGCCATGTCGATCTCGCCCAACGTCGGCGGACTGGCTCGCCACCTTGGTCGGCTTTGCGGCCGCGACGCGGACGCCGGCGACTGTCCGCACGATCTGTTTGCCGAATTCGGCATTGCTTACGCCGGCCCGGTCGACGGTCACGATCTGCCGGCGCTGGTCGACGCCCTGCGCACGCTGCGCGAAGGTCGCGGTCCGCGGCTGCTGCACGTCGTCACGCGCAAGGGCAGAGGCTACGCGCCCGCCGAAGCGGATCCGGTGGGCTATCACGGCGTGCGCCCATTCGACCCGCAGCACGGCTTGCGCAGCGCCCCGCCCGCGCCAGACAAGCCACCCAGCTACACACAGGTTTTCGGCCGCTGGCTGTGCGACATGGCCGCGCGCGATCCGCGCCTCGTCGCCGTCACGCCGGCCATGCGCGAAGGTTCCGGTCTGGTTGAATTCGCCGAACGCTTCCCGGCACGCTACTTCGATGCCGGCATCGCCGAGCAGCACGCCGTCACGCTCGCCGCCGGACTGGCCTGCGAGGGCATGAAACCGGTGGTGGCGATCTACTCGACCTTTCTCCAGCGCGCCTACGATCAACTGATTCACGACGTCGCACTGCAGAGCCTGGACGTTACCTTCGCCATCGACCGCGCCGGGCTGGTCGGCCCGGACGGCCCGACCCACGCCGGCGCCTATGATCTGAGCTACCTGCGCTGCATCCCCGACATGCTTCTGATGACCCCAAGCGACGAGCACGAGGCCCGGCGGCTGCTGTGCACCGGCTACGCGCACCCCGGCCCGGCCGCCATCCGTTACCCGCGCGACGCCGGCATCGGCGGCGCTCTGGATCGCGGGCTACAGCCGCTGCCCATTGGCAAGTCCGCATTGCGCCGACAAGGCGAGGTCGTGGCGCTGCTCGTCTTCGGCATCTTGCTGCGTGAAGCGGCCGTAGCGGCCGACGCGCTGAACGCCACCCTGATCGACATGCGCTTCGTCTGCCCGCTCGACGAGCAGGCCGTGCTCGATGCGGCCGAAAACCACGAACTGCTCGTCACCCTCGAAGACAACGCCATCGCCGGCGGCGCCGGCAGCGCGGTCAACGAAATGCTGGCCGCGCACGGCGTGAACGTGCCCACTGCCAACCTCGGTCTGCCGCCGCGCTTCGTCGAACACGGCACGCGCAGCGAACTGCTTGCCGAATGCGGGCTGCACGCCGAAGGCATTGTGCGCGCCGTGCAGATGCGCCTGCCGCCACACCTGCGCAGTGTGCAGACAGTGGTCGAGGCCGGCCGATGA